The Candidatus Peregrinibacteria bacterium genome contains the following window.
AACAGCTGTGATGGTTCCTTTGCACACTGGAAAGGCAAGCTGGGGGTTCACAGAGGATTGGCGAAAAAAAGGAAGCAAAAGATGATGCATTATTTACTCGAAAATTCATAACATCAGCCCGCAAAAAATTCCCTTATCCCAGAATTTTTAACTTTGAATGCTAAACTTTGAAAACATCGAAATTCATAACCAACCCAACCATGAAAATACCCACTCAAGTGTCCGTCAGTAATTTCAGGAAAGACATCGCCAAATACCACAAAATGGCAATTGACGGCAAACCAGTAATGGTAAGTAAATCTTGGAATCATACGGTCTTGGTAAATTTTCACCTTTATGAAGATTTATTTGAACTACTCGAAGAACTTTTGAACGGAATGTCTATTTCACATGCAATCCAAGACAAAAGAAGCAAAGATTTCCACAAAAGAGTCAGAGAACTCGGCTTCAACAAAAACTACACTCAAAACTTCGGAGTGGACGAACCACGAAATAATATTTAATAATAGAAATACCACACACCTCCTAGCACCACAGCCAGCAATAATAGAATTTGAAATGCCAACCCGACAACATGCTTCCACCACCAGAGTTCTGGAACCGTTATGAGTACAAAAGCGACGTTTGGGGATTTGAGGAAACGAGGGGCAAGCCATTTATAATTAATGCGGTGCCCTATTCCCATGGTAAATACAGTTAAACCAAATTCATCTGAAGACTCATCGCTTGCCACGACATGTAGATTTTCAAGTGCCAATGCGAGAGATGCTTTCTCACGATAATTTGACTTAATAGCTTTGTTAAAAGCCCGAACAAGCTCACCGTATTTGGTCATTGCATCATATTCTTCTTTCGTCAGACCTTTGCCTTTTTTTGACTGTGCCGACCTATAATTCATATCTTTTTCCATTTTCATCATTTCTTCCTGGTTTTTCCTCACTCCGGAACTCACTTGAGAGTAAGCGCTCTCACCTTCTATAGGATAAAAAGTCACCTCATCTGCAACATAAGTATAAAGCCGAAGCCCATTTACAGCGGAGGCATAAGGAGCGATTTCTCGCTCTCCATATTGCAAATCTTGACCAAAAATCTTCATCTTCCTACACCATTCTCCAGCCAACCTTTTCAAAATCTTACCAACTGTATCCGACCCAAGAGCCTCATCTTCAGCCTTGATACTTTGCATTTCTTTTGGGAGTAAAACTTTATCCAAAAAATCATCATGATACCGGAACCGACTGCCCTTACCATTTGCTATGGCGCCTTCGGCGCCAAACGACACAACATTCCACTTATGATGAAAATACCTATAATAATCAAAAAGCCGACCCTGCACCTTCGCAATACTTTTCGCACCCCATTTGGTAATTTTCCCTCTATGCACAGTATGTTTTTGCCCAAGGCAAACTATCACTTTTGACGTTCCGGCGCGCGGCACAAATACATCAAATCTCGCATGCCGGAAAGTCTCCGCGGTCTTCAACTGCTCAATAAACTTAAGCGCCGCACCCCGCTTCTCCTTACCAATCAAAAATCTAAATGGATATATGTTCACTTAGCGCACATTTAATAAATCTCAAACATTGTAACAAAGGACGTAGAGAAGAACAACAAACTACAACACAACATCACATTCCATGCCAATGCTTATACATTTTTAACGCTCAAGAATAGGTTTTGGCCTATACAGCTCTGGATCAATAACGCGCTCAAAGCAAGTTCGCTCAGCTTTGTGAGCCCAATTTTGTTGATACATGTCATATGGATAACTCATCCTTTGCGTCCGAGCCCCCGAACCATCACTCACTGTCATGAAAGTAGCACAAAGTTCAAAAATAAGTGGGGTTTTGATCGTATATTCATAGTCCGCATTCGTTTCCGGATCCTGCGGAGCGATGAAACCTGAAATACTATTTTGAAGCGCACTTAAGTCTTCCGGAAGTATATCTTTTTGTGTCCAAAAATTTACTATTTCACCCTGCAACATTTGCAAATTCTCAAGACGTTGAGAATCAAACCTACGTGCACGTTGCTCAAAAGGAGTACCGATGATAAAAAATCCGGCAATCACACTCAAAAAAACAACTCCAAGCAATGACCATGCCAATATTTTTGGAGTATGAGATTTAAGATTTGTACGTTGCAAATCCCAAAGGAAATAAGCGAAAACGGCCACTGCGACAATCAATACAATCATTATTTTCAAGAAAAACTGAATGGTAAGTTCTCCACTCAAAAAATTATAAACAAAAGTAATAAGATCAATAACGATTGTCACCGCCGCAACAAAAAGAGTTAAATACACAAGCCATTTCACAAGACCAAGATTATGTTTCGCAGGTGTTTTACGCATATCCTTTTCTAAAGCGGAGCTACTGAGTAAATAAGCGGGAGTCACAATAATCAACATCGCAGAAGCAAAACGCACCGTTCCCGCAATACTGTCAAAATAGTAATTCAACGCATCTGGAAATCCCACATTCACATACTGAATACACAAAGTTATAAAGCTCGTCACAAGCATATAAAAAACCAAAATATTAAACAGACGAAGAAACACGTCTTTCGGTGTTATGCTTAAACTTGACATATATATGAGGATTAGTTGATACGGCTACATCATCCCACCCATTCCCATTCCCCCCATACCTCCCATACCTGGCATTCCGCCACCGGCGTAAGCTTCTTCTTTCTTTGGAAGTTCAACGATTGCAGCTTCGGTTGTTAGGAAGATTGAGGCGATAGATGCGGCGTTGCGGAGAGCGGATTCTGTAACCATAAGTGGGTCGACGATTCCGGCTGATTTCATGTCAACGTATGTGTTTTTCATTGCGTCATAACCAGTGCCTGTTGTAGAGTTTCGAACTGCATCTACGACTACGTCACCCTTTTGTCCCGCGTTCATTGCGATTTGGTAAACCGGAGATTCGAGAGCTTTGCGAACAATGTGGAACCCTGTCACGTAATCAGTGTCGCCAGTTACATTGTCGAGTACGACTGCTGCTTGCAATAATGCTGTACCTCCACCGGAAACAATACCTGCGATGAGAGCTGCCTTGG
Protein-coding sequences here:
- a CDS encoding DUF5671 domain-containing protein encodes the protein MSSLSITPKDVFLRLFNILVFYMLVTSFITLCIQYVNVGFPDALNYYFDSIAGTVRFASAMLIIVTPAYLLSSSALEKDMRKTPAKHNLGLVKWLVYLTLFVAAVTIVIDLITFVYNFLSGELTIQFFLKIMIVLIVAVAVFAYFLWDLQRTNLKSHTPKILAWSLLGVVFLSVIAGFFIIGTPFEQRARRFDSQRLENLQMLQGEIVNFWTQKDILPEDLSALQNSISGFIAPQDPETNADYEYTIKTPLIFELCATFMTVSDGSGARTQRMSYPYDMYQQNWAHKAERTCFERVIDPELYRPKPILER